A window of the Deltaproteobacteria bacterium genome harbors these coding sequences:
- a CDS encoding PIG-L family deacetylase, which translates to MSDYELDGSESVLVISPHPDDVDFGCSGTIARWSRMGMEVGYVICTSGERGTDDSQMDPERLAAVREEEQLRAAEVVGVRRVSFLRLEDGGLENNQAFREILVRVIRTYRPDILLTMDPANTSFDNPYVSHSDHRATALAVFDAVYPAARNRNFFPEQLEQGLAPHPVDRIYFFGTDRPNTWIDITDTMEAKLEALRCHKSQMGDFENLEARIRERHSRLGAEKGMAYAEVFRYLKISR; encoded by the coding sequence ATGAGCGACTACGAACTCGATGGTTCAGAAAGCGTTCTGGTGATCAGTCCTCATCCCGACGACGTGGACTTCGGATGCAGCGGGACCATTGCCAGATGGAGCCGGATGGGGATGGAGGTCGGCTACGTTATCTGTACGAGCGGCGAGAGGGGCACGGATGACTCTCAAATGGACCCCGAGAGGCTCGCCGCTGTGAGGGAGGAGGAGCAGCTCAGGGCGGCCGAGGTGGTGGGTGTCAGGCGGGTTTCGTTCCTCCGTCTCGAGGACGGCGGGCTCGAGAACAACCAGGCCTTCAGGGAGATCCTGGTGAGGGTGATCCGGACGTACCGGCCGGACATACTGCTGACCATGGACCCTGCAAACACGAGTTTTGATAATCCTTACGTGAGCCATTCAGACCACAGGGCAACTGCGCTTGCCGTATTCGACGCGGTCTACCCTGCTGCGAGGAACCGGAATTTCTTCCCAGAGCAGCTCGAGCAGGGGCTCGCTCCCCATCCGGTTGACAGGATCTATTTTTTCGGGACCGACCGGCCCAACACCTGGATAGACATCACCGACACCATGGAGGCCAAGCTCGAGGCCCTTCGATGCCACAAGAGCCAGATGGGAGACTTTGAGAATCTCGAGGCGCGGATCAGGGAACGGCACAGCCGGCTGGGGGCTGAAAAGGGAATGGCCTATGCAGAGGTGTTCCGCTACCTGAAGATTTCCCGCTAG
- a CDS encoding tetratricopeptide repeat protein: protein MPEQLGLFTEENTLFNTATQQILDMDFSGCLESLVLYQKRFPWGRDVGPIIEIASFLSVRLAKESRGAMGPEEVEGRYQVWQEFETAFGYPWQAGSFQERLQTNYFSVLVNGLVSGGCGGGIELPGGTPVGLIYLLAGRIREAAKSLEALIQEKHRSAAACGYLGDAYLLLGDVDRARLCYREAFTIEPAQVDLKRLQDGELRLFLETISEDEAFERDPVAWLPVAGQLEGFFERRVLRDQADLDRWLARYLELLESQTQSGDMSLIPRLFYHAMVLSDNAHVMRLTGKTDVLEIRRNMKKWQPVVFARHMEKLDSKEKRP, encoded by the coding sequence ATGCCGGAGCAACTCGGCCTGTTTACCGAAGAAAATACGCTTTTCAATACTGCCACACAGCAGATCCTGGATATGGATTTTTCCGGGTGCCTGGAGAGCCTTGTCCTGTACCAGAAGCGCTTTCCGTGGGGGCGTGATGTCGGCCCCATAATCGAGATAGCCTCCTTCTTGAGTGTGAGATTGGCAAAGGAGAGCCGGGGAGCCATGGGCCCAGAGGAGGTGGAGGGACGCTACCAGGTGTGGCAGGAGTTTGAGACGGCGTTCGGCTATCCATGGCAGGCTGGCTCCTTTCAGGAGAGGCTTCAGACCAATTACTTCTCCGTCCTTGTAAATGGTTTGGTATCCGGTGGTTGTGGAGGAGGAATTGAGCTGCCGGGGGGGACCCCGGTGGGGCTCATCTATCTGCTGGCCGGCCGTATCAGGGAAGCCGCGAAATCGCTTGAGGCGCTGATCCAGGAGAAGCACCGGAGTGCGGCTGCCTGTGGGTATCTCGGCGATGCATACCTCCTGCTCGGTGACGTGGATAGGGCTAGGCTCTGCTACCGGGAGGCCTTTACCATAGAGCCAGCTCAGGTTGATCTCAAGCGGCTCCAGGATGGAGAACTAAGACTGTTTCTGGAGACCATCTCGGAGGATGAAGCATTTGAGAGGGACCCCGTTGCATGGCTTCCGGTGGCGGGGCAGCTCGAGGGGTTTTTTGAACGCCGTGTCTTGAGAGATCAGGCAGACCTTGACCGCTGGCTTGCTCGCTACCTGGAGTTGCTTGAGAGCCAAACCCAGTCTGGGGACATGTCATTGATTCCCAGGCTCTTCTATCATGCCATGGTCTTGTCGGACAATGCCCACGTGATGAGACTTACCGGAAAAACCGATGTCCTTGAGATCAGACGCAACATGAAGAAATGGCAGCCGGTTGTGTTTGCTCGGCATATGGAGAAGCTGGATTCAAAAGAAAAGAGGCCCTAG
- a CDS encoding helix-turn-helix domain-containing protein has translation LRVSSPWEELKAQSILGSKEFIEKLKPVLEDKSKVTEITKEQRLAFRPSLEELLPPGKQANKQKRNQAIQKAYLDYGYTLTEIARHLGLHYATISRIIKAAV, from the coding sequence CTGAGGGTGTCTTCTCCATGGGAGGAATTGAAGGCCCAGTCCATCCTTGGCAGCAAGGAGTTCATTGAAAAATTAAAGCCTGTGTTAGAAGATAAGTCAAAGGTCACCGAGATAACCAAGGAGCAGCGCTTGGCTTTCAGGCCCTCATTGGAGGAACTTTTGCCACCGGGGAAACAGGCAAACAAGCAAAAGAGGAACCAAGCCATTCAGAAAGCCTATCTCGACTATGGTTATACTCTGACAGAAATAGCCAGGCACTTGGGCCTTCATTATGCAACGATCAGCAGAATAATCAAGGCTGCAGTGTAA